A stretch of the Aphis gossypii isolate Hap1 chromosome 2, ASM2018417v2, whole genome shotgun sequence genome encodes the following:
- the LOC114130052 gene encoding mucin-5AC-like isoform X2, translated as MHRTHLLFALLGLLAVVSAVPNNRKNFVRVITEPKPGEEYVSIHTGVPSSGVQSLPLESEMDVKIQDEGQTGIKEVTGSVPMEEKIYAHKKLYPSNDDGLRKSKPEKKYTAPIDTDDINTDSFSTKPNKIKNKREDEIITQNPSKVQDKTRNNNNKEDDGLFDFVDSPYGNQPIVGAASSQASRVNIKKAPNGQEYEYEYVYYYYDEDEEHAKPGSKASQTTSNSPPTSSKPNKDIKENSKPKKPAVVQDENQYVQNTNKGRFSTVEHTVTTEEPEGHANFAVNDIAEHNSKTKDSARNLEESLSVPSSSLPVSEERLPQNPRFPVRSRGNSKPAQEIATTAVPVTDTPITRIRANNNGPHQPGLDLVDSSAFRTHSSNGQHAQATSPRHESHRGSTDKGAVDLYAILQQTRSEETANTILSNEHSTRFEDSETQFPTTLRLIPTTTTTTTTQAPTTTTTTTTTTTTTTPAPAPTRQAPGSGPVRSRYRGGSVGSRNGLTSTTTSTTTELPPSDEVTEKRKFKPSRERNTQGSVYSKRYQSSTAALDKESSTTESEVVTKAQKPSFGRQRTRASKPISSTVPIDENVEVTSAAPKPNFAERSNLRRQNSRNKFTTSASTTTSTTVAQQVTEENESNVSELEVSEPTTTTAKAIGGRLRPNIRPLRPGLRLNFGGKGSSTTAAPVQSTTQAPIVESSPDEVEEKEPVQETSPTPTPDTLSRLKNKSRFRVPEKQASLAPKQQTLAPPVTGQNRKHLLSNLLPKKKSIQTEEPPVVEEVKPALENEQENAELQDEEDVDRQQPSSTTTSTTETPPSSTNKLSSLLSKRRPLQRRPVDLPSKQSNQDE; from the exons ATGCATAGAACTCACTTGCTATTTGCACTCCTCGGTCTTTTAGCCGTTGTAAGTGCCGTACCGAACAACAGGAAGAACTTCGTTCGAGTCATCACTGAACCAAAACCAGGAGAAGAATATGTCAGCATACACACAGGAGTGCCTTCATCGGGCGTTCAAAGTTTAcctttag agAGCGAAATGGATGTGAAAATCCAAGATGAAGGGCAAACGGGTATAAAAGAAGTCACTGGATCTGTGCCAATGGAAGAAAAAATTTACGCG cataaaaaattgtatccatCCAACGACGATGGATTAAGAAAATCAAagccagaaaaaaaatatactgcaCCAATTGATACAGATGATATTAATACCGACAGTTTTTCCACTAAGccgaataaaataaa GAATAAGCGGGAAGATGAGATTATCACTCAGAACCCTTCAAAAGTTCAAGATAAAAcgagaaacaataataataaagaagatGACGGTTTGTTTGACTTCGTGGATTCCCCGTATGGAAACCAACCGATTGTCGGCGCAGCATCTTCTCAGGCGTCCCGggtaaatatcaaaaaagcGCCAAACGGTCAAGAATACGAATACGAGTACGtctattactattatgacGAAGATGAAGAACACGCCAAACCCGGTTCCaaag CTAGTCAAACCACATCAAATTCGCCACCAACTAGTTCTAAACCCAACAAGGATATCAAAGAAAATAGCAAACCAAAAAAACCTGCTGTTGTACAAGATGAAAATCAATATGTCCAAAATACCAACAAGGGCAG gtTTTCTACGGTAGAACATACAGTTACTACAGAAGAACCTGAAGGACATGCTAACTTTGCAGTTAATGATATTGCTGAACACAATAGTAAAAcaaa ggACTCTGCACGTAATCTCGAAGAATCTCTATCAGTTCCGTCATCTTCGCTGCCAGTTTCCGAAGAGCGTCTTCCACAGAATCCTAGATTCCCTGTACGATCTCGTGGCAATTCAAAACCTGCCCAGGAAATTGCTACAACAGCTGTACCTGTTACTGATACTCCGATTACTCGTATACGAGcgaataataatg gCCCGCACCAACCAGGTTTGGATTTGGTGGACAGCAGCGCATTTAGAACTCATTCTAGTAATGGCCAACATGCGCAGGCTACTTCACCAAGACACGAAAGTCACAGag GGTCGACGGACAAAGGGGCAGTAGACCTATACGCCATTTTGCAGCAAACACGTAGTGAAGAAACGGCCAACACAATATTATCGAATGAACATTCCACAAGGTTTGAGGACAGTGAAACACAATTCCCAACTACTTTGAGGCTGATACCAACCACAACCACAACCACCACAACACAAGCTCCAACGACAACAACGACAACAACTACTACAACAACCACCACCACTCCAGCACCGGCACCAACACGTCAAGCTCCTGGATCCGGGCCAGTACGTAGCCGTTACCGAGGCGGTTCTGTGGGTAGCAGAAATGGATTAACGTCAACCACTACGTCCACGACAACTGAGTTACCACCATCCGACGAAGTAACTGAAAAACGTAAATTCAAACCTAGCCGAGAACGTAACACACAG ggatCTGTCTATAGTAAGAGGTATCAATCTTCAACAGCTGCTCTCGATAAGGAGTCGTCCACTACTGAAAGCGAAGTAGTAACAAAAGCACAaa aacccTCATTCGGTCGCCAAAGAACACGTGCAAGTAAACCCATATCAAGCACAGTTCCTATTGATGAAAATGTAGAGGTTACATCAGCAGCGCCAAAGCCCAACTTTGCGGAAAG ATCTAATTTGAGGAGACAAAATAGTAGAAACAAATTTACAACATCTGCATCAACAACTACATCAACAACAGTTGCACAGCAAGTAACAGAAGAGAATGAAAGCAATGTTTCTGAACTCGAAGTTTCAGAGCCAACAACCACAACTGCTAAAGCTATTGG AGGTAGACTGAGACCAAATATTAGACCATTGCGACCAGGATTAAGGTTGAACTTCGGTGGAAAGGGTTCATCAACAACAGCGGCTCCAGTACAATCAACAACTCAAGCACCTATCGTAGAAAGTTCTCCAGATGAAGTAGAAGAAAAA GAACCGGTACAAGAAACGAGCCCAACCCCAACACCAGATACACTTTCAAGGCTTAAGAACAAATCTAGATTTAGAGTACCAGAAAAACAAGCTTCACTTGCACCAAAACAACAAACTCTAGCTCCTCCAGTCACTGGCCAAAATAGAAAGcatttattatctaatttgtTGCCCAAAAAGAAGTCAATTCAAACTGAAGAACCACCAGTAGTTGAAGAAGTTAAACCAGCATTAGAAAATGAACAGGAAAACGCAGAATTACAAGATGAAGAAGACGTTGATCGACAACAACCTTCTTCTACCACGACCAGTACGACTGAGACACCTCCATCGTCTACAAACAAATTATCATCTCTGTTATCCAAGCGAAGGCCACTGCAAAGAAGACCAGTTGATCTACCTAGCAAACAATCAAATCAAGATGaatga
- the LOC114130052 gene encoding uncharacterized protein LOC114130052 isoform X1, whose amino-acid sequence MHRTHLLFALLGLLAVVSAVPNNRKNFVRVITEPKPGEEYVSIHTGVPSSGVQSLPLESEMDVKIQDEGQTGIKEVTGSVPMEEKIYAHKKLYPSNDDGLRKSKPEKKYTAPIDTDDINTDSFSTKPNKIKNKREDEIITQNPSKVQDKTRNNNNKEDDGLFDFVDSPYGNQPIVGAASSQASRVNIKKAPNGQEYEYEYVYYYYDEDEEHAKPGSKASQTTSNSPPTSSKPNKDIKENSKPKKPAVVQDENQYVQNTNKGRFSTVEHTVTTEEPEGHANFAVNDIAEHNSKTKDSARNLEESLSVPSSSLPVSEERLPQNPRFPVRSRGNSKPAQEIATTAVPVTDTPITRIRANNNGPHQPGLDLVDSSAFRTHSSNGQHAQATSPRHESHRDAVVQTTAMPPDQVATINNAYNTQLTETVASVTETVSLDRNQDNTDVDTKGLSLTTTLTPDEVVTVVTQRYTAGSTDKGAVDLYAILQQTRSEETANTILSNEHSTRFEDSETQFPTTLRLIPTTTTTTTTQAPTTTTTTTTTTTTTTPAPAPTRQAPGSGPVRSRYRGGSVGSRNGLTSTTTSTTTELPPSDEVTEKRKFKPSRERNTQGSVYSKRYQSSTAALDKESSTTESEVVTKAQKPSFGRQRTRASKPISSTVPIDENVEVTSAAPKPNFAERSNLRRQNSRNKFTTSASTTTSTTVAQQVTEENESNVSELEVSEPTTTTAKAIGGRLRPNIRPLRPGLRLNFGGKGSSTTAAPVQSTTQAPIVESSPDEVEEKEPVQETSPTPTPDTLSRLKNKSRFRVPEKQASLAPKQQTLAPPVTGQNRKHLLSNLLPKKKSIQTEEPPVVEEVKPALENEQENAELQDEEDVDRQQPSSTTTSTTETPPSSTNKLSSLLSKRRPLQRRPVDLPSKQSNQDE is encoded by the exons ATGCATAGAACTCACTTGCTATTTGCACTCCTCGGTCTTTTAGCCGTTGTAAGTGCCGTACCGAACAACAGGAAGAACTTCGTTCGAGTCATCACTGAACCAAAACCAGGAGAAGAATATGTCAGCATACACACAGGAGTGCCTTCATCGGGCGTTCAAAGTTTAcctttag agAGCGAAATGGATGTGAAAATCCAAGATGAAGGGCAAACGGGTATAAAAGAAGTCACTGGATCTGTGCCAATGGAAGAAAAAATTTACGCG cataaaaaattgtatccatCCAACGACGATGGATTAAGAAAATCAAagccagaaaaaaaatatactgcaCCAATTGATACAGATGATATTAATACCGACAGTTTTTCCACTAAGccgaataaaataaa GAATAAGCGGGAAGATGAGATTATCACTCAGAACCCTTCAAAAGTTCAAGATAAAAcgagaaacaataataataaagaagatGACGGTTTGTTTGACTTCGTGGATTCCCCGTATGGAAACCAACCGATTGTCGGCGCAGCATCTTCTCAGGCGTCCCGggtaaatatcaaaaaagcGCCAAACGGTCAAGAATACGAATACGAGTACGtctattactattatgacGAAGATGAAGAACACGCCAAACCCGGTTCCaaag CTAGTCAAACCACATCAAATTCGCCACCAACTAGTTCTAAACCCAACAAGGATATCAAAGAAAATAGCAAACCAAAAAAACCTGCTGTTGTACAAGATGAAAATCAATATGTCCAAAATACCAACAAGGGCAG gtTTTCTACGGTAGAACATACAGTTACTACAGAAGAACCTGAAGGACATGCTAACTTTGCAGTTAATGATATTGCTGAACACAATAGTAAAAcaaa ggACTCTGCACGTAATCTCGAAGAATCTCTATCAGTTCCGTCATCTTCGCTGCCAGTTTCCGAAGAGCGTCTTCCACAGAATCCTAGATTCCCTGTACGATCTCGTGGCAATTCAAAACCTGCCCAGGAAATTGCTACAACAGCTGTACCTGTTACTGATACTCCGATTACTCGTATACGAGcgaataataatg gCCCGCACCAACCAGGTTTGGATTTGGTGGACAGCAGCGCATTTAGAACTCATTCTAGTAATGGCCAACATGCGCAGGCTACTTCACCAAGACACGAAAGTCACAGag atgCTGTGGTACAAACGACTGCGATGCCACCAGATCAAGTAGCAACTATTAATAACGCTTATAACACTCAGCTGACAGAAACAGTAGCATCTGTAACAGAAACAGTTAGCTTAGATCGGAATCAAGACAATACCGATGTGGATACTAAGGGGTTATCATTGACGACAACATTAACCCCCGACGAGGTTGTCACAGTCGTCACCCAACGTTATACCGCAG GGTCGACGGACAAAGGGGCAGTAGACCTATACGCCATTTTGCAGCAAACACGTAGTGAAGAAACGGCCAACACAATATTATCGAATGAACATTCCACAAGGTTTGAGGACAGTGAAACACAATTCCCAACTACTTTGAGGCTGATACCAACCACAACCACAACCACCACAACACAAGCTCCAACGACAACAACGACAACAACTACTACAACAACCACCACCACTCCAGCACCGGCACCAACACGTCAAGCTCCTGGATCCGGGCCAGTACGTAGCCGTTACCGAGGCGGTTCTGTGGGTAGCAGAAATGGATTAACGTCAACCACTACGTCCACGACAACTGAGTTACCACCATCCGACGAAGTAACTGAAAAACGTAAATTCAAACCTAGCCGAGAACGTAACACACAG ggatCTGTCTATAGTAAGAGGTATCAATCTTCAACAGCTGCTCTCGATAAGGAGTCGTCCACTACTGAAAGCGAAGTAGTAACAAAAGCACAaa aacccTCATTCGGTCGCCAAAGAACACGTGCAAGTAAACCCATATCAAGCACAGTTCCTATTGATGAAAATGTAGAGGTTACATCAGCAGCGCCAAAGCCCAACTTTGCGGAAAG ATCTAATTTGAGGAGACAAAATAGTAGAAACAAATTTACAACATCTGCATCAACAACTACATCAACAACAGTTGCACAGCAAGTAACAGAAGAGAATGAAAGCAATGTTTCTGAACTCGAAGTTTCAGAGCCAACAACCACAACTGCTAAAGCTATTGG AGGTAGACTGAGACCAAATATTAGACCATTGCGACCAGGATTAAGGTTGAACTTCGGTGGAAAGGGTTCATCAACAACAGCGGCTCCAGTACAATCAACAACTCAAGCACCTATCGTAGAAAGTTCTCCAGATGAAGTAGAAGAAAAA GAACCGGTACAAGAAACGAGCCCAACCCCAACACCAGATACACTTTCAAGGCTTAAGAACAAATCTAGATTTAGAGTACCAGAAAAACAAGCTTCACTTGCACCAAAACAACAAACTCTAGCTCCTCCAGTCACTGGCCAAAATAGAAAGcatttattatctaatttgtTGCCCAAAAAGAAGTCAATTCAAACTGAAGAACCACCAGTAGTTGAAGAAGTTAAACCAGCATTAGAAAATGAACAGGAAAACGCAGAATTACAAGATGAAGAAGACGTTGATCGACAACAACCTTCTTCTACCACGACCAGTACGACTGAGACACCTCCATCGTCTACAAACAAATTATCATCTCTGTTATCCAAGCGAAGGCCACTGCAAAGAAGACCAGTTGATCTACCTAGCAAACAATCAAATCAAGATGaatga
- the LOC114130053 gene encoding transmembrane protein 223: MTFQRIMNFLPCIRCVTFNRTFNTFVKLHKSRLDKLKCFNKRSFNEQSIFDLNTNVPKDVLLYKSSSDKTYQMISVFSIVQFGFWITVADSYNVLLNKEPDDNVNHQPISWVDKIKSRGKIATIGIPIACLCMGTTLIAICSVYTMKSVKMLVLCKGGDRLSITSFGFFNRNITTTIPLETVSCAVGRNSSGQSIPLKVKGKWFHYTLDKNGKIYNPKLFDYTAGLSRNV; the protein is encoded by the exons ATGACGTTTCAacgaataatgaattttttaccATGTATACGATGTGTAACGTTTAATCGGACGTTTAACACTTTCGTTAAATTGCACAAAAGTCGATtggacaaattaaaatgttttaataagagAAGTTTCAACGAACAGtcgatatttgatttaaatacaaatgtcCCAAAAGATGTACTTTTATACAAATCATCTAGTGACAAAACATACCAAATGATCAGTGTGTTTTCTATAGTTCAGTTTGGTTTTTGGATTACAGTGGCAGATTCTTACAATGTGTTACTGAACAAAGAGCCCGACGATAATGTAAACCATCAGCCAATATCATgggtagataaaataaaatctcgaGGAAAAATAGCAACAATTGGTATTCCCATCGCCTGCTTATGTATGG GCACAACGTTAATAGCAATATGCTCTGTTTACACAATGAAATCTGTGAAAATGTTGGTTTTGTGCAAAGGAGGTGACCGATTGAGTATAACGTCTTTCGGTTTTTTCAATCGAAATATAACAACAACCATACCTCTTGAAACA gTTAGCTGTGCTGTTGGGAGAAATTCAAGTGGTCAAAGTATACCATTGAAAGTCAAAGGAAAATGGTTTCACTACACATTAGATAAGAATGGAAAAATTTATAATcccaaattatttgattatactgCGGGATTGAGTAGgaacgtataa
- the LOC114130054 gene encoding eukaryotic translation initiation factor 4E-like, giving the protein MTNYAEVPLSSNWTFWYKDKCAEDDDWRMNFQKLFEVSTVKQFIEAYNKTKLPSRLPLGASYFFFKNGIQPMWEEGPNRGAGAWIIEVTNRINNDLNLIWSDLLFTLISDGFKELSCYLCGIACNVRNKQTQKVTIWTVKTTLKNYEQIKKIGRILQTLKQNVYEIKSIKYKLHNRLSNNFDYVL; this is encoded by the coding sequence ATGACAAATTATGCTGAAGTCCCACTATCTTCAAACTGGACATTTTGGTATAAAGATAAATGCGCAGAGGACGATGATTGGAGAATGAACTTCCAAAAGCTATTCGAAGTGTCGACGGTTAAGCAATTTATCGAGGcctacaataaaacaaaactaccTTCTCGCTTACCACTAGGAGCcagttatttcttttttaaaaatggaataCAGCCTATGTGGGAAGAAGGACCGAATAGAGGCGCGGGAGCTTGGATTATTGAGGTCACCAATCGGATTAACAATGATTTGAATTTGATTTGGTCAGATTTGTTGTTTACACTCATTAGTGACGGGTTTAAAGAGTTGTCGTGTTATTTATGTGGTATCGCGTGTAACGTAAGGAACAAACAAACACAAAAAGTTACAATATGGACTGTTAAAACTACgttgaaaaattatgaacagATAAAAAAGATTGGAAGAATTCTACAAACCCTCAAACAAAACGTTTacgaaataaaatcaataaaatataaattacataatagattgtcaaataattttgactatgtgttataa